From Aegilops tauschii subsp. strangulata cultivar AL8/78 chromosome 5, Aet v6.0, whole genome shotgun sequence:
GATTATCAAAAAATTAAAGAGGACGGAACATAACGGTATTTTGGTCATTTGCTAGGTGAAATACACACCTTCTACGTTTGTCTAGCTGCTGTCCTCCATGATTTTACCAAGTAACAGTTCACTTGAGTGGCACAAAAAAAAAAGCTTTTCATATCGAACAGTTGCAGTGCTGCACAAAAACTGGGAGGATCACTCAAAAATATTAAAGCTTGGATCAAGATGTTTTATGCAGAACACTACCAAAAGGTATGTATCCTGTTCCTACTGACCATTTTCAGTTCACTCTTGATCAACCTTTCCAATCGCCTCAAGTATAGATGAATATGTAATAAGATCATAGTCAAATCCTAACGCATTCATCTCTTTCATCAATTTAGCTGCCTCCTCAAACATGCCTGCATGACTCAAGGCACCAAGAACCGTATTATATGACACAGCATCTGGTTTTATTGCAGACTGTTTCATATTAGAAAGCATCCCCATTGCACGATCAGGACCTCCTGTTTTTGCCAGTGCATTCAGGATAATATTGTATGAATTGATATCAGGAATACACCCATGGTCTTGCATTCTTCTCATTGTAGTAAGGGCTTCATCAAGCATGCCTGCTCTTGCCAATCCAGACATGAGGGCGTTGTAAGCATAAACATTAGGAGTGCAACCAAGTCTGTTCATCTCATCAAACAGATCTACAGCATCATCAAGCCGTCCAGCCTTCCCTAAGTGTTTTATCATCACCGCATACACTCGAGCACTAGAGGAGCCACAATTTTCTTTTAGTTCCTGAAATAGCTCGTGTGCAAGATCATACCGTTTGGCTTTTCCAAGAGCATCAATCAGGCTGCAATATGCCGCTGGACATGGAGGGAAGCCCTTTTCATCCATCTCCTCCAGCAGCATCATAGCCTTCTCCGTCCTGTTGGTTTTGCATAATCCATCAATCAAGATTGAGTAGGTGAATGGACTAGGGGAGATTCCACTTTCCTTCATTCTCTCGAACCATGATGAAATCTCAGAAATACGAGATTTAGATTCAAAAAGTGCTTTTATTATAGTGTTGTAGGTCACCACGCTAGGAATACACCTTAATGTCTCCATCTCCTCAAACAACTTCATAGCATCATCTAAACGACCAGCCTTGCCCAAGAAATTTATCATATTATTCATAAGAACTGTGTCTGGCCTGCAGCCTTCTCGTCGCATTTCATAGAAGAAGTTATATGCTTCATCAAATCTCCCAGCTTTACCAAGTCCCCTAATTAATTCAGTGTAAGTAAACACATCTGGTCGGCAGTACTGATGCCTCATCTCTTCAAACAAACTCAATGCTCCATGAACATTGTCCAATTTAAAGAGCAAAGCCATTAGCATGGTATATATCTTAGCAGTTGGCTGCATTCCATTGTCCTTCATCTCATTCAACAACCAAATTGCTGAATCCTGGCGACCAAGTTTGCAGAAAGCAGAAATGAGCGCACTGTAAGTCACGGTGTCTGGGAAGCATTGGCCCTCGTTGCTCATCTCATTGTAAAGTTCATGCACTTTCTCATACTCCCCCTCATGCATTAACATGATTATCATGCTATTATATGCCTGAGCAGTGGGTTGACACTTTCGTGCCTTGATTTGGTAAAAGATTGCAACTGCCTTACTGATCATCTTGGCATTTCCCAGCATCCGGATGATGTCTGATAGCTCCATCGGCGTGACAACACATACAGGATTCCGTACCATTTCTTGGATCATTTTCCACATTTCACCATACTGCTCTACTACCTCTAAACAGCGTATCAATGCCATGTAAGTGGATGTGTCGTGTTCGTAATTCCTCTTCCTTGCTGCCCATCTGAAAAATTGCATCTTCACACTGACCCCAACATCGGTGTTCATAACCTCTCTTACCAACCAGTGATCAACTTTCATCATTAATACCTCCAACGCCTTCTCAGCATCAGGGCCCCACTTGAATATCTTCAGGATCCTAATGAACCTCTCATCCATGACTCGTATGGAATGTGTGTACCTTGGTCCAGTGGTTGCTACTGCCTCCTCACTCTGACGAACCGGGGCCTGGAACATCTGGACAATCTCATTCTCTGTGCGCCAGCAATTCAAGATTttcaaacaaaataaaaaaaggcATTAGTATTAAAAATGTCATTTCATACAGCAACAGAGATCGTATTAAAACAACAATCTAATCCAGCACACATGAGGACTAATCTCAGAAGGAAATAATTTATTCTACCTCACTAAGGCAACTGTTACAGATGGCTGCATCAGAACATGATTTCACTCGAGTTAGCAGTATAAAGAAAGCTGATCTGACCTTGTAATACGTAATGATATCATAGCAACTAACAACAAAGGTCAGGTTCCTGAAACCCTTCCTAATTTCCGCTGGAACTTATGACAGAGCCCACGCCTAGCACATTCTTAGCAAACCGAAATAAAGGGGAAGCGTTGATGGGTGGGGGTGGGGGTATGTGTGTCACCTGTTTGCTTTACCCTCCACGCGAGGTGCGGCGACGAGGAGATGCCCCGGACGGCGAGTAGGCGCGCCATCTCCGTCGGCCGGCGGCCGTCGGCTTACGATACGGCGGCGAGGAAGAGGAGGGGGTGGGGATAGGCGCAGGGGTTACGAACGGGCCCTGCAGGATGTAGGTGGAGTCAGATTTGGGCCGTGGGGCTGGGAGCCCAACCAGGGCATCACTCGATGCGAGTTTGTTGACGAGCTCAGGAGAGTTCACAATTTAACTAGGCATGCTCATGCAATTCCTATCCATTGGGTCTGACTGTAAGCAAGTGGTTAATCACATCAATCTGGCAGCAGGAAGCAACTACGGCAGCATAATTAGAGAGATCAGAGATTATAGTAATAGCTTTAGTGATTGTGTTTTTAATTTTCAATCAAGAGCTTCGAATTTCGACTTTAGTGATTATAGTATAGATTTAGCTTTTTCCTCC
This genomic window contains:
- the LOC109778711 gene encoding pentatricopeptide repeat-containing protein At3g16010, with amino-acid sequence MARLLAVRGISSSPHLAWRVKQTENEIVQMFQAPVRQSEEAVATTGPRYTHSIRVMDERFIRILKIFKWGPDAEKALEVLMMKVDHWLVREVMNTDVGVSVKMQFFRWAARKRNYEHDTSTYMALIRCLEVVEQYGEMWKMIQEMVRNPVCVVTPMELSDIIRMLGNAKMISKAVAIFYQIKARKCQPTAQAYNSMIIMLMHEGEYEKVHELYNEMSNEGQCFPDTVTYSALISAFCKLGRQDSAIWLLNEMKDNGMQPTAKIYTMLMALLFKLDNVHGALSLFEEMRHQYCRPDVFTYTELIRGLGKAGRFDEAYNFFYEMRREGCRPDTVLMNNMINFLGKAGRLDDAMKLFEEMETLRCIPSVVTYNTIIKALFESKSRISEISSWFERMKESGISPSPFTYSILIDGLCKTNRTEKAMMLLEEMDEKGFPPCPAAYCSLIDALGKAKRYDLAHELFQELKENCGSSSARVYAVMIKHLGKAGRLDDAVDLFDEMNRLGCTPNVYAYNALMSGLARAGMLDEALTTMRRMQDHGCIPDINSYNIILNALAKTGGPDRAMGMLSNMKQSAIKPDAVSYNTVLGALSHAGMFEEAAKLMKEMNALGFDYDLITYSSILEAIGKVDQE